In Rubrivirga marina, the following are encoded in one genomic region:
- a CDS encoding endonuclease NucS domain-containing protein produces MPLELGIWRIDGGLVPIHFSALPLESRLEDVLASDLSVLDPGLLLVGRQITTAFGGFVDLLAIDEEGDLVVVELKRDRTPREVVGQVLDYGSWAEGLTYEDVAALFADNNGGEDFEAAFAERFGAGPPEAVNTSHRLIVVAAKLDPSTERIIGYLSDTYGVPVNAVFFRYFEENGHEYLARTWLIDPSEAEARPGPVRATKAKKQEPWNGTDFYVSVGEGPHRTWEDFRRYGFVSAGEGKWASQRMRALRPGHRVSAHIPGTGYVGVGTVTAEARPSRDVTVEVNGQTVPLHDVPLEALRMREHSDNDDLCEWVVSVEWDQARPASEAVWETGMFANQNPACKLRNRFTLDRLAEAFDLDG; encoded by the coding sequence ATGCCTCTCGAACTCGGAATCTGGCGGATCGACGGCGGCCTCGTCCCCATCCACTTCTCGGCCCTTCCCTTAGAGAGCCGGCTCGAAGATGTCCTCGCCTCCGACCTGTCCGTCCTGGACCCTGGTCTCCTCCTCGTCGGGCGCCAAATCACGACGGCCTTCGGGGGGTTCGTCGATCTCCTCGCCATCGACGAGGAAGGGGACCTCGTCGTCGTCGAGCTCAAGCGGGACCGGACCCCGCGGGAGGTCGTCGGGCAGGTCCTCGATTACGGCTCTTGGGCGGAGGGCCTGACCTACGAGGACGTGGCCGCCCTGTTCGCCGACAACAACGGCGGCGAAGACTTCGAGGCCGCGTTCGCTGAGCGGTTCGGGGCCGGCCCACCCGAGGCCGTGAACACGTCGCACCGGCTCATCGTCGTAGCGGCCAAGCTCGACCCGAGCACGGAACGGATCATCGGGTACCTCTCGGACACGTACGGCGTCCCCGTCAACGCCGTCTTCTTCCGTTACTTCGAGGAGAACGGGCACGAGTACCTCGCGCGGACGTGGCTGATCGACCCGTCTGAGGCCGAGGCCCGGCCCGGTCCGGTCCGTGCGACGAAGGCGAAGAAGCAGGAGCCCTGGAACGGGACCGACTTCTACGTCTCGGTCGGCGAGGGCCCGCACCGGACGTGGGAGGACTTCCGGCGGTACGGTTTCGTCTCGGCCGGGGAGGGCAAGTGGGCGAGCCAGAGGATGAGGGCCCTCCGCCCGGGTCACAGGGTCTCCGCTCACATTCCTGGAACTGGATACGTCGGCGTCGGGACGGTGACGGCCGAGGCCCGCCCCTCACGTGACGTCACTGTTGAGGTGAACGGGCAGACAGTCCCGCTCCACGACGTCCCCCTAGAGGCTCTGAGGATGCGGGAGCACTCCGACAACGACGACCTCTGCGAATGGGTCGTAAGCGTCGAGTGGGACCAGGCCCGACCGGCTAGCGAGGCCGTGTGGGAGACGGGGATGTTTGCGAACCAGAACCCGGCGTGCAAGCTCAGGAACCGCTTCACGCTCGACCGGCTCGCCGAGGCGTTCGACCTCGACGGCTAA
- a CDS encoding class I SAM-dependent DNA methyltransferase, translating into MPDVYEPRIDLDEFLRDAAASGGAERANAQTFLNGLADVLGVERPHYATGDTRADAYVYERPLTFRDGRQSKGFVDLYKRGAFVLETKQGADAKRTEGGRKLRQGHGRRGTRAWEATMQAARNQAEGYARNLEAAEPPPPFVVVCDVGFCLDLYADFSGSGRLYRPFPDAERNRVRLGDLADPETRATLAAVFEDPLSLDPARRQARVTVELADELATLATSLDGATDADGAPMDAEAVASFLSRCLFSMFAEDAGLIPEGAFRRLLEAYADDLDHLPHALAHFFRTMDEGGYVGEVREHVRRFNGLLFKDTRTPRLTEDQRAALLDASRSDWAEVEPSIFGTLIERALDPAERHALGAHFTPRAYVERLVGPTVLEPLREEWDGARAAATQLIERAEDASGGQRTRLRNEARAVLAGFLTRLASVRVLDPACGSGNFLYVTFAGLKALEDEARRAAEGLVGEAVGEGFGVTPRQMRGIELNARAAAIADLVLWIGYLQWHRRRYGGSQPLPEPVLEGYGQVEHRDAVLTEAGEPAPWPDAEFIVGNPPFLGKGEPMRTALGQGYLDALAKAYPAVPGSADFVLYWWHRSAEAVRRGEVQRFGLVTTNSLPQTFNRRVIDRQLDGEPVADRPGADGLFTGGGEVPSLALAFAIPDHPWVDSADAADVRVAMTTGVRADDFPPDAGRLAVVTHERDDDGDGIAEVDLTDYVGSINADLTVGADVTQAEPLDANQGISSVGSMFSGRGFVLTPDEAERMKAQVGDDPHVRPTLNGRDLTAPPRERYALDFYGLTADETRDRYPEAFERLVREVKPARDTNRRKSYRENWWLFAEPRPTLRSALAGLPRYIATPETAKHRLFQFLDASILPEHKIIAIAFDDAYHLGVLSSSVHGEWADRAGGRLGVGNDPVYNTTRCFQPFPFPNATDAQADAIRQFGEAIDAHRKARQSEHPGLGLTDLYNAVQALRLGRDLTAKERRAADDGLAHTLLDLHRRLDRAVLDAYGWGDLDAEAPTFRAAVLDRLVALNAERRAEEEAGTVRYLRPAFQNPGAPAQGGLDLRTPAPVAVDDEPDTRPWPDALAGRTVAVRQAVAAGASTPAEVAARFDGATPRAAEEVLDALAELGLVHHVGDAFTL; encoded by the coding sequence GTGCCCGACGTCTACGAGCCCCGCATCGACCTCGACGAATTCCTCCGCGACGCCGCCGCGTCCGGCGGGGCCGAGCGCGCGAACGCCCAGACGTTCTTGAACGGGCTGGCGGACGTCCTTGGCGTCGAGCGCCCGCACTACGCGACGGGCGACACGCGGGCCGACGCCTACGTTTACGAGCGCCCGCTCACGTTCCGCGACGGCCGCCAGTCCAAGGGGTTCGTCGACCTCTACAAGCGCGGGGCCTTCGTGCTGGAGACGAAGCAGGGGGCCGACGCCAAGCGGACCGAGGGCGGTCGGAAGCTGAGGCAGGGCCACGGGCGCCGAGGGACGCGGGCGTGGGAGGCCACGATGCAGGCCGCGCGGAACCAGGCCGAGGGGTACGCCCGGAACCTGGAGGCCGCCGAGCCCCCGCCCCCGTTCGTCGTCGTGTGCGACGTCGGGTTCTGCCTCGACCTCTACGCCGACTTCTCCGGGTCCGGCAGGCTCTACCGCCCGTTCCCGGACGCCGAGCGGAACCGGGTCCGCTTAGGCGACCTGGCGGACCCGGAGACGCGGGCGACGCTGGCGGCCGTCTTCGAGGACCCGCTCTCACTCGACCCGGCCCGGCGCCAGGCCCGCGTGACGGTCGAGCTCGCCGACGAGCTCGCCACGCTGGCGACGTCGCTCGACGGGGCGACCGACGCGGACGGGGCGCCGATGGACGCCGAGGCCGTGGCCTCCTTCCTCTCGCGGTGCCTCTTCTCGATGTTCGCCGAGGACGCCGGGCTCATCCCCGAGGGCGCGTTCCGCCGGCTCCTCGAGGCGTACGCCGACGACCTCGACCACCTCCCCCACGCGCTGGCCCACTTCTTCCGGACGATGGACGAGGGCGGGTACGTCGGCGAGGTCCGCGAGCACGTCCGGCGGTTCAACGGGCTCCTCTTCAAGGACACCCGGACGCCCCGGCTCACCGAGGACCAGCGGGCCGCGCTCCTCGACGCCTCCCGGTCGGACTGGGCCGAGGTCGAGCCGTCGATCTTCGGGACGCTCATCGAGCGCGCGCTCGACCCGGCGGAGCGCCACGCGCTCGGGGCCCACTTCACGCCGCGGGCCTACGTCGAGCGGCTCGTCGGGCCGACCGTGCTGGAGCCGCTCCGGGAGGAGTGGGACGGGGCTCGGGCGGCGGCGACCCAGCTCATCGAGCGGGCCGAGGACGCGTCGGGCGGGCAACGGACCCGGCTCCGGAACGAGGCGCGGGCCGTCCTCGCGGGGTTCCTCACGCGCCTAGCGTCGGTCCGCGTGCTCGACCCGGCGTGCGGGTCCGGCAACTTCCTCTACGTCACGTTCGCCGGGCTCAAGGCGCTGGAGGACGAGGCCCGGCGGGCGGCCGAGGGGCTCGTCGGCGAGGCCGTCGGCGAGGGGTTCGGCGTGACGCCGCGCCAGATGCGGGGGATCGAGCTCAACGCGCGGGCGGCGGCCATCGCCGACCTCGTCCTGTGGATCGGGTACCTCCAGTGGCATAGGCGCCGGTACGGGGGGAGCCAGCCGCTCCCCGAGCCGGTGCTGGAGGGGTACGGCCAGGTCGAGCACCGGGACGCCGTCCTGACTGAGGCGGGCGAGCCGGCCCCGTGGCCCGACGCCGAGTTCATCGTCGGCAACCCGCCGTTTCTAGGGAAGGGCGAGCCAATGCGGACCGCGCTCGGACAGGGCTACCTCGACGCGCTGGCGAAGGCGTACCCCGCCGTCCCGGGCTCAGCCGACTTCGTGCTCTACTGGTGGCACCGCTCGGCCGAGGCCGTGCGCCGAGGCGAGGTCCAGCGCTTCGGGCTCGTCACGACGAACTCGCTGCCCCAGACGTTCAACCGGCGGGTGATTGACCGACAGTTAGACGGCGAGCCGGTTGCGGATCGACCCGGCGCCGACGGGCTGTTCACAGGCGGAGGCGAGGTCCCCTCGCTCGCTCTTGCGTTTGCCATCCCAGATCACCCATGGGTGGACTCGGCGGACGCCGCCGACGTGCGCGTCGCCATGACGACGGGCGTTCGGGCTGACGACTTCCCCCCGGACGCTGGCCGGCTCGCGGTCGTGACGCACGAGCGCGACGACGACGGCGACGGGATCGCTGAGGTGGACCTGACCGACTACGTCGGCTCGATCAACGCGGACCTGACGGTCGGCGCCGACGTGACGCAGGCCGAACCGCTCGACGCGAACCAAGGCATTAGCAGCGTCGGGTCGATGTTCTCAGGCCGAGGCTTCGTCCTCACGCCGGACGAGGCCGAGCGGATGAAGGCCCAAGTGGGCGACGACCCCCACGTCCGGCCGACGCTCAACGGCCGGGACTTGACAGCGCCGCCGAGGGAGCGGTACGCGCTCGACTTCTACGGGCTCACGGCGGACGAGACCCGCGACAGGTACCCGGAGGCCTTCGAGCGGCTGGTCCGGGAAGTGAAACCCGCTCGGGACACGAACCGGCGTAAGAGCTACCGGGAGAACTGGTGGCTCTTCGCCGAACCACGCCCGACGCTCCGTTCCGCGCTCGCCGGCCTCCCCAGGTACATCGCCACGCCGGAGACGGCCAAGCACCGGCTGTTCCAGTTCCTCGACGCTTCGATCCTCCCTGAGCATAAGATCATCGCCATCGCCTTCGACGACGCCTACCACCTCGGCGTGTTATCGAGCAGTGTCCACGGCGAGTGGGCAGATCGGGCCGGCGGGCGGCTCGGCGTGGGGAACGATCCCGTGTACAACACGACGCGCTGTTTCCAGCCCTTCCCCTTCCCCAACGCGACGGACGCCCAGGCCGATGCCATCCGCCAGTTCGGCGAAGCCATCGACGCGCACCGGAAGGCCCGCCAGTCCGAGCACCCCGGCCTCGGCCTGACGGACCTCTACAACGCCGTCCAGGCCCTCCGCCTCGGCCGCGACCTGACGGCCAAGGAACGGCGGGCCGCAGACGACGGGCTCGCTCACACGCTCCTCGACCTCCACCGCCGGCTCGACCGGGCCGTCCTCGACGCCTACGGCTGGGGCGATCTCGACGCCGAGGCCCCCACCTTCCGCGCCGCCGTCCTCGACCGGCTCGTTGCGCTCAACGCCGAGCGCCGCGCCGAGGAGGAGGCCGGGACCGTCCGGTACCTCCGCCCGGCGTTCCAGAACCCCGGGGCCCCAGCGCAGGGCGGGCTCGACCTCCGCACGCCCGCCCCCGTCGCTGTCGACGACGAGCCCGATACGCGCCCGTGGCCCGACGCGCTCGCCGGACGGACGGTCGCCGTGCGTCAGGCCGTCGCCGCCGGGGCCTCGACGCCGGCCGAGGTCGCCGCCCGCTTCGACGGGGCCACGCCGCGCGCCGCCGAGGAAGTCCTCGACGCGCTCGCCGAACTCGGCCTCGTCCACCACGTCGGCGATGCCTTCACTTTGTAA
- a CDS encoding LexA family protein, translating into MPLALTPPPATSGRVTVIGTAADLPPGPWLPFFASDVAAGFPSPADDYAEGELDLRDLLGASSPSVFFCRAEGWSMRDEGIRDGDVLVVDRAIEPESGMVVVAAVDGELTVKRYVRRGERVVLLAANPDHEPIELLDGQDLVVWGVVTSHVGFHLPNGKGLRRVAA; encoded by the coding sequence ATGCCCCTCGCGCTCACACCCCCGCCGGCTACGTCCGGCCGCGTCACCGTCATCGGGACGGCGGCCGACCTCCCGCCCGGCCCGTGGCTCCCGTTCTTCGCCTCGGACGTCGCCGCGGGCTTCCCGTCCCCGGCCGACGACTACGCCGAGGGCGAGCTCGACCTCCGCGACCTCCTTGGGGCCTCGTCCCCGAGCGTGTTCTTCTGCCGGGCCGAGGGGTGGTCGATGCGGGACGAGGGGATCCGCGACGGCGACGTGCTGGTCGTCGACCGTGCCATCGAGCCCGAGTCGGGGATGGTCGTCGTGGCCGCCGTCGACGGCGAGCTGACCGTTAAGCGGTACGTCCGGCGGGGAGAGAGGGTGGTTCTGCTGGCTGCGAACCCGGACCACGAGCCGATCGAGCTCCTCGACGGGCAGGACCTCGTCGTGTGGGGCGTCGTGACGAGCCACGTCGGGTTCCACCTGCCAAATGGGAAGGGCCTCCGGCGCGTGGCCGCTTGA
- a CDS encoding heavy metal translocating P-type ATPase: MPEPLRLDLAVLLPDAPDARDACVARLTDAMAATSGVERAHVLPAEDGQPARLCLHYDPGAVALPRLRRAAERAGAHLTERYGHVLWPVDGLGHQRRARTVAARLQKTPGVVEAEANATGPLRIEFDREATTEADLRRALAGLGVTVRGDAPPEVTTATHDPAGHDHAEHSAEAGGADGHAGHDHAPGAHGHTHGGVFGERTELIFAILAGVCVAVGWGLATFTGVAESIPLALFIGAYVFGGWFTVREAWGSIRAGRFEIDFLMIVAAAGAAALGEWFEGGLLLALFSIGHALEGYAMGRARRAIEALADLAPATARVRRDGEEREVPVEELRVGDTVVVRPDERIAADGIVAKGTSAVDQAPVTGESVPVDKRPADDLDAAVAAPEDVDAAHRVFAGTLNGAGALDVVVTRPAGETTLARVVQMVAQAETERSPTQRFTDRFETVFVPAVLALVVALLFAWVVVDETFAESFYRAMAVLVAASPCALAIATPSAVLSGVAQAGRSGVLVKGGGPLEALGGLTAIAFDKTGTLTEGEPRVTDVVPADGATEAELVETVVAVERLSEHPLARAVVRDLGDRAGGAAAENLESVTGHGVRATLGGEPVVVGKPALLTLDGGAPAPDALLDRDRQLKADGRSTMLVKRGDRVLGVVGLMDTPREAARDVLRRLRALGIETTVMLSGDAQAVADAVAREVGIDEARGDLLPDDKVAAVKALRQRGEVAMVGDGVNDAPALANATVGIAMGAAGSDVALETADVALMADDLSKLPFAVGLSRKTRRIIRQNLWLSLGMVAFLVPATIFGLGIGPAVALHEGSTLVVVGNALRLLAYRG; this comes from the coding sequence ATGCCTGAGCCCCTCCGCCTCGATCTCGCCGTGCTCCTGCCCGACGCGCCGGACGCCCGCGACGCCTGCGTGGCACGGTTGACCGACGCGATGGCCGCGACGTCGGGCGTCGAGCGGGCGCACGTGCTGCCGGCCGAGGACGGCCAGCCGGCCCGGCTCTGCCTCCACTACGACCCCGGCGCCGTCGCGCTCCCGCGCCTCCGCCGCGCTGCCGAGCGGGCCGGCGCGCACCTCACCGAGCGCTACGGCCACGTCCTCTGGCCCGTCGACGGGCTTGGCCACCAACGCCGCGCGCGGACCGTCGCCGCGCGGTTGCAGAAGACGCCCGGCGTCGTCGAGGCCGAGGCCAACGCGACGGGCCCCCTCCGCATCGAGTTCGACCGGGAGGCGACGACGGAGGCCGACCTCCGCCGCGCCCTCGCCGGCCTCGGTGTGACCGTCCGGGGGGACGCGCCCCCTGAGGTCACGACGGCGACGCACGACCCCGCGGGCCACGATCACGCCGAGCACAGCGCCGAGGCGGGCGGAGCCGACGGCCACGCGGGGCATGACCACGCGCCGGGCGCTCACGGTCACACGCACGGCGGCGTCTTCGGCGAGCGGACGGAGCTGATCTTCGCGATCCTCGCGGGCGTCTGCGTCGCCGTCGGGTGGGGACTGGCGACGTTCACCGGCGTCGCCGAGTCGATTCCGCTGGCCCTCTTCATCGGCGCGTACGTCTTCGGCGGGTGGTTCACCGTCCGCGAGGCGTGGGGTTCGATCCGGGCCGGGCGGTTCGAGATCGACTTCCTGATGATCGTGGCCGCGGCCGGCGCGGCAGCGCTCGGCGAATGGTTCGAGGGAGGGCTGCTCTTGGCGCTGTTCTCGATCGGCCACGCGCTCGAGGGCTATGCGATGGGGCGCGCACGCCGCGCCATCGAAGCGCTGGCCGATCTGGCCCCGGCGACGGCCCGTGTCCGCCGCGACGGCGAGGAGCGCGAGGTACCGGTCGAAGAGCTCCGCGTCGGCGACACCGTCGTCGTCCGTCCCGACGAGCGGATCGCGGCGGACGGCATCGTGGCCAAGGGGACGAGCGCCGTCGACCAGGCGCCGGTGACGGGGGAGAGCGTGCCCGTCGACAAGCGGCCCGCCGACGACCTCGACGCCGCAGTGGCCGCGCCCGAGGACGTCGACGCTGCGCACCGCGTGTTCGCCGGGACGCTCAACGGGGCCGGCGCGCTCGACGTGGTCGTGACGCGGCCGGCCGGCGAGACGACGCTCGCGCGGGTGGTCCAGATGGTGGCCCAGGCGGAGACGGAGCGGAGCCCGACGCAGCGGTTCACCGACCGGTTCGAGACGGTCTTCGTGCCGGCCGTGCTCGCCCTCGTCGTCGCCCTCCTGTTCGCGTGGGTCGTCGTGGACGAGACGTTCGCCGAGTCGTTCTACCGCGCGATGGCCGTGCTTGTGGCGGCGTCTCCGTGCGCGCTCGCCATCGCCACGCCGTCGGCCGTCCTGTCGGGCGTGGCGCAGGCCGGGCGGAGCGGCGTCCTCGTCAAAGGGGGCGGCCCGCTCGAGGCGCTCGGCGGGCTGACGGCCATCGCGTTCGACAAGACCGGGACGCTGACCGAGGGCGAGCCGCGCGTGACCGACGTCGTCCCGGCCGACGGAGCGACCGAGGCGGAGCTGGTCGAGACCGTCGTCGCCGTCGAGCGCCTCAGCGAGCACCCGCTCGCACGGGCCGTCGTCCGCGACCTCGGCGACCGCGCGGGCGGGGCCGCAGCCGAGAACCTGGAGAGCGTGACGGGCCACGGCGTCCGCGCCACCCTCGGTGGCGAACCGGTCGTCGTGGGCAAGCCGGCGCTCCTCACGCTCGACGGCGGGGCGCCCGCTCCCGACGCGCTCCTCGACCGCGACCGCCAACTCAAGGCCGATGGCCGCTCGACGATGCTCGTCAAGCGCGGCGACCGCGTGCTCGGCGTCGTCGGGCTGATGGACACGCCGCGCGAGGCGGCCCGCGACGTGCTCCGCCGGCTCCGCGCGCTCGGCATCGAGACGACCGTCATGCTCTCGGGCGACGCCCAGGCCGTGGCCGACGCCGTGGCCCGCGAGGTCGGCATCGACGAGGCCCGCGGCGACCTCCTACCGGACGACAAGGTGGCGGCCGTCAAGGCGCTCCGCCAGCGCGGCGAGGTGGCGATGGTCGGCGACGGCGTCAACGACGCGCCGGCGCTGGCGAACGCGACCGTCGGCATCGCGATGGGCGCGGCCGGCTCGGACGTGGCCCTCGAAACGGCCGACGTCGCGCTCATGGCCGACGACCTGAGCAAGCTCCCGTTCGCCGTCGGACTCAGCCGGAAGACCCGCCGGATCATCCGCCAGAACCTCTGGCTGAGCCTCGGGATGGTCGCCTTCCTCGTCCCGGCGACGATCTTCGGGTTGGGGATCGGGCCGGCCGTCGCGCTCCACGAGGGGAGCACGCTCGTCGTGGTGGGCAACGCGCTCCGCCTGCTGGCCTACCGGGGCTGA
- a CDS encoding class I SAM-dependent methyltransferase codes for MPVPPPARRSTWDRIRYTLYAPVYDPVVRRLDVGRRRSLALADLRPGERVLIPGCGTGFDFEHLPAGVAVVAGDVAPGMVRAARARAEALRLDAEVGDLDAHRLDLPDGSFDVVLLHLLLAVVPDPDAAIREAARVLRPGGRVAVFDKFLPDGARPSLRRRAASAAARVVATDLTRQLGPLLEGAGLVLERREPVLFGGLFEAALARKPPSAPDPTDA; via the coding sequence ATGCCCGTGCCGCCCCCCGCTCGCCGGTCCACCTGGGACCGGATCCGCTACACGCTCTACGCGCCCGTCTACGACCCGGTCGTCCGGCGTCTCGACGTCGGGCGCCGCCGGTCGCTGGCGCTGGCCGACCTCCGGCCCGGCGAGCGCGTCCTGATCCCGGGGTGCGGGACCGGCTTCGACTTCGAGCACCTGCCGGCCGGTGTCGCCGTCGTCGCGGGGGACGTGGCGCCGGGGATGGTCCGGGCGGCGCGCGCTCGCGCCGAGGCCCTCCGCCTCGACGCCGAGGTGGGAGACCTCGACGCCCACCGGCTCGACCTGCCGGACGGCTCGTTCGACGTCGTGTTGCTCCACCTGCTGCTGGCCGTCGTCCCCGATCCCGATGCGGCCATCCGGGAGGCCGCGCGCGTGCTCCGGCCCGGCGGGCGCGTGGCCGTGTTCGACAAGTTCCTGCCGGACGGCGCACGCCCGTCGCTCCGCCGCCGCGCCGCGAGCGCGGCCGCCCGCGTCGTCGCCACCGACCTGACGCGCCAACTCGGCCCGCTCCTCGAGGGCGCCGGGCTGGTGCTGGAGCGCCGCGAGCCGGTCCTCTTCGGCGGGCTGTTCGAGGCCGCGCTCGCCCGCAAGCCGCCGTCCGCCCCCGACCCGACCGATGCCTGA
- a CDS encoding ArsR/SmtB family transcription factor, with protein sequence MAQTSSALACDVRRVHPDAVEAARARLTERAGALDGARALFAALGDPTRLRLLAALQGGPLCTCDLAATLGVTESAVSHQLRGLRALRLVASDRDGRVVYHRLDDAHVGALLDVAAEHVAEAGE encoded by the coding sequence ATGGCTCAAACATCAAGCGCTCTCGCCTGCGACGTCCGGCGCGTCCACCCGGACGCCGTCGAAGCCGCCCGTGCGCGCCTCACGGAGCGGGCCGGCGCGCTCGACGGCGCCCGCGCCCTCTTCGCCGCGCTGGGCGATCCGACGCGGCTCCGGCTCCTCGCCGCGCTGCAGGGCGGCCCGCTCTGCACGTGCGACCTCGCCGCGACGCTCGGCGTCACGGAGTCGGCCGTGAGCCACCAGCTCCGGGGCCTCCGCGCGCTCCGCCTCGTCGCCAGCGACCGTGACGGGCGCGTGGTGTACCACCGGCTCGACGACGCCCACGTCGGGGCGCTCCTCGACGTGGCCGCCGAGCACGTCGCCGAGGCCGGCGAGTAG
- a CDS encoding cation diffusion facilitator family transporter — protein MRPTTVARVSVAVGLAVLALKGLAYWLTGSVSLYSDALESVVNVAAAGVALVAVRVAARPPDENHPYGHTKAEYLAAVVEGALIVWAAVEIVRAAWGRFEDPVALDGLGVGLAVSVAATAINGAWAAVLVRTGRRHRSPALEADGRHLWADVVTTVGVLVGIGLAALTGWWILDPLLAVAVAVNVVVVGVRLLRESVAGLMDEAVPPAEMEAVHEAIRAHMGDALEVHALRARHAGRHTFVEFHLVVRGEATVAESHALCDRLETAVHAAVPESSVTIHVEPEHKGKGHGGVVTLGSDVPHTFT, from the coding sequence ATGCGCCCTACCACCGTCGCCCGCGTCAGCGTCGCCGTCGGGCTCGCCGTGCTCGCGCTGAAGGGCCTCGCGTACTGGCTGACGGGGTCGGTGTCGCTCTACTCCGACGCGCTCGAGTCGGTCGTCAACGTGGCGGCGGCGGGCGTGGCGCTGGTGGCGGTGCGGGTCGCGGCGCGGCCCCCGGACGAGAACCACCCGTACGGCCACACCAAGGCCGAGTACCTCGCGGCCGTCGTCGAGGGCGCACTCATCGTGTGGGCCGCCGTCGAGATCGTGCGCGCGGCGTGGGGGCGCTTTGAAGACCCGGTCGCGCTCGACGGGCTCGGGGTCGGCCTCGCCGTCTCGGTCGCGGCGACGGCGATCAACGGGGCCTGGGCCGCCGTCCTCGTGCGGACCGGCCGGCGGCACCGCTCCCCCGCCCTCGAAGCCGACGGCCGCCACCTCTGGGCCGACGTCGTCACGACGGTCGGCGTGCTGGTCGGGATCGGGCTGGCGGCGCTCACCGGGTGGTGGATCCTCGACCCGCTCCTGGCGGTCGCGGTGGCCGTCAACGTCGTCGTCGTGGGCGTCCGGCTCCTGCGGGAGTCCGTCGCCGGGCTGATGGACGAGGCCGTGCCGCCGGCCGAGATGGAGGCCGTCCACGAGGCGATCCGAGCGCACATGGGCGACGCGCTCGAGGTCCACGCGCTCCGGGCCCGCCACGCCGGGCGGCACACGTTCGTCGAGTTCCACCTCGTGGTCCGTGGCGAGGCGACGGTCGCCGAGTCGCACGCGCTCTGCGACCGGCTGGAGACGGCGGTCCACGCGGCCGTGCCGGAGTCAAGCGTCACGATCCACGTCGAGCCCGAGCACAAGGGGAAGGGCCACGGCGGCGTCGTCACCCTGGGCTCCGACGTGCCCCACACGTTTACCTGA
- the trxA gene encoding thioredoxin: MPDAAPPDRFQTEVLDKSHEKPVLVDFWAPWCGPCRVLGPTIETLAKESGGRWRLVKINTDAHPALAQRFGIRGIPAVKLFVDGTVAAEFTGALPEPQLRQWLAANVP; this comes from the coding sequence ATGCCCGACGCCGCGCCCCCTGACCGATTCCAGACGGAGGTCCTCGACAAGAGCCACGAGAAACCCGTCCTCGTCGACTTCTGGGCGCCGTGGTGCGGCCCGTGCCGCGTGCTCGGCCCGACGATCGAGACGCTGGCGAAGGAGAGCGGCGGGCGGTGGCGGCTCGTCAAGATCAACACCGACGCGCACCCGGCGCTCGCCCAGCGGTTCGGCATCCGCGGGATTCCGGCCGTCAAGCTGTTCGTCGACGGCACCGTCGCGGCCGAGTTCACGGGCGCCCTCCCCGAGCCGCAGCTCCGCCAGTGGCTCGCGGCGAACGTGCCGTAG